From the genome of Drosophila melanogaster chromosome 2L, one region includes:
- the Tsp26A gene encoding tetraspanin 26A, isoform C: MPAAVRKFRRETSEISCCLKYLLFASNVILWLSALLVLSVGIWAWSEKGMFRNIARLHFIALDPAFVLIILGGVTFLLGFMGSVGALRENTCLLGAYAIFLSVLLIAEIGFCAVAFVLKDKGWIKDQATEGLKAFIRHYREDADQQNLIDWIQEDWLQCCGIDGPKDWDSNNYFNCSSIAIGSREACGVPFSCCRRRPQEVIKNKQCGYDVRKEGYGMELSKIIYEKGCVQAGEEWMEHNLIIISATVIVVMFFQILGICFAQNLRADIYTQKSKWH, translated from the exons ATGCCAGCTGCTGTGCGCAAGTTCCGCCGCGAGACCAGTGAAATCAGCTGCTGTCTGAAGTACCTTTTGTTCGCCAGCAATGTGATCCTGTGGCTCTCGGCCCTGCTGGTCCTCTCCGTTGGCATCTGGGCCTGGAGCGAGAAGGGCATGTTCCGCAACATTGCGCGGCTGCACTTCATCGCCCTGGACCCGGCCTTCGTCCTGATCATCCTGGGAGGCGTCACCTTCCTACTGGGCTTCATGGGCAGCGTGGGCGCCTTGCGCGAGAACACCTGCCTCCTGGGGGCG TACGCCATCTTCTTGAGTGTCTTGCTTATCGCAGAGATCGGCTTCTGTGCCGTGGCCTTCGTGCTCAAGGACAAGGGCTGG ATCAAAGACCAGGCCACCGAGGGACTCAAGGCCTTCATTCGCCACTATCGCGAGGACGCAGACCAGCAGAATCTCATTGATTGGATCCAGGAGGATTGGTTGCAGTGTTGCGGCATTGATGGTCCCAAGGACTGGGACAGCAACAACTACTTCAATTGCTCGTCTATCGCTATTGGCAGCAGGGAGGCGTGCGGAGTGCCATTCTCCTGCTGCCGCAGACGTCCGCAGGAGGTGATCAAGAACAAGCAATGCGGCTACGATGTACGCAAGGAGGGATAT GGCATGGAGTTGTCCAAAATAATCTACGAAAAGGGCTGTGTTCAAGCAGGCGAAGAATGGATGGAGCACAACTTGATTATTATTTCCGCAACTGTTATAGTTGTGATGTTTTTTCAG ATCTTGGGCATTTGCTTTGCTCAGAACCTGCGTGCCGATATCTACACTCAAAAGTCAAAGTGGCACTGA
- the Tsp26A gene encoding tetraspanin 26A, isoform B, with amino-acid sequence MPAAVRKFRRETSEISCCLKYLLFASNVILWLSALLVLSVGIWAWSEKGMFRNIARLHFIALDPAFVLIILGGVTFLLGFMGSVGALRENTCLLGAYAIFLSVLLIAEIGFCAVAFVLKDKGWIKDQATEGLKAFIRHYREDADQQNLIDWIQEDWLQCCGIDGPKDWDSNNYFNCSSIAIGSREACGVPFSCCRRRPQEVIKNKQCGYDVRKEGYPVDRNIHERGCLRAGEDWLEAHLISVAIGCVALLVLQGMELSKIIYEKGCVQAGEEWMEHNLIIISATVIVVMFFQILGICFAQNLRADIYTQKSKWH; translated from the exons ATGCCAGCTGCTGTGCGCAAGTTCCGCCGCGAGACCAGTGAAATCAGCTGCTGTCTGAAGTACCTTTTGTTCGCCAGCAATGTGATCCTGTGGCTCTCGGCCCTGCTGGTCCTCTCCGTTGGCATCTGGGCCTGGAGCGAGAAGGGCATGTTCCGCAACATTGCGCGGCTGCACTTCATCGCCCTGGACCCGGCCTTCGTCCTGATCATCCTGGGAGGCGTCACCTTCCTACTGGGCTTCATGGGCAGCGTGGGCGCCTTGCGCGAGAACACCTGCCTCCTGGGGGCG TACGCCATCTTCTTGAGTGTCTTGCTTATCGCAGAGATCGGCTTCTGTGCCGTGGCCTTCGTGCTCAAGGACAAGGGCTGG ATCAAAGACCAGGCCACCGAGGGACTCAAGGCCTTCATTCGCCACTATCGCGAGGACGCAGACCAGCAGAATCTCATTGATTGGATCCAGGAGGATTGGTTGCAGTGTTGCGGCATTGATGGTCCCAAGGACTGGGACAGCAACAACTACTTCAATTGCTCGTCTATCGCTATTGGCAGCAGGGAGGCGTGCGGAGTGCCATTCTCCTGCTGCCGCAGACGTCCGCAGGAGGTGATCAAGAACAAGCAATGCGGCTACGATGTACGCAAGGAGGGATAT CCGGTGGATAGGAATATACATGAGCGTGGCTGCTTGCGCGCTGGCGAGGATTGGCTGGAGGCCCATCTGATTAGTGTGGCGATTGGCTGCGTGGCTCTGCTCGTCCTGCAG GGCATGGAGTTGTCCAAAATAATCTACGAAAAGGGCTGTGTTCAAGCAGGCGAAGAATGGATGGAGCACAACTTGATTATTATTTCCGCAACTGTTATAGTTGTGATGTTTTTTCAG ATCTTGGGCATTTGCTTTGCTCAGAACCTGCGTGCCGATATCTACACTCAAAAGTCAAAGTGGCACTGA
- the Tsp26A gene encoding tetraspanin 26A, isoform D: MPAAVRKFRRETSEISCCLKYLLFASNVILWLSALLVLSVGIWAWSEKGMFRNIARLHFIALDPAFVLIILGGVTFLLGFMGSVGALRENTCLLGAYAIFLSVLLIAEIGFCAVAFVLKDKGWIKDQATEGLKAFIRHYREDADQQNLIDWIQEDWLQCCGIDGPKDWDSNNYFNCSSIAIGSREACGVPFSCCRRRPQEVIKNKQCGYDVRKEGYPVDRNIHERGCLRAGEDWLEAHLISVAIGCVALLVLQILGICFAQNLRADIYTQKSKWH, from the exons ATGCCAGCTGCTGTGCGCAAGTTCCGCCGCGAGACCAGTGAAATCAGCTGCTGTCTGAAGTACCTTTTGTTCGCCAGCAATGTGATCCTGTGGCTCTCGGCCCTGCTGGTCCTCTCCGTTGGCATCTGGGCCTGGAGCGAGAAGGGCATGTTCCGCAACATTGCGCGGCTGCACTTCATCGCCCTGGACCCGGCCTTCGTCCTGATCATCCTGGGAGGCGTCACCTTCCTACTGGGCTTCATGGGCAGCGTGGGCGCCTTGCGCGAGAACACCTGCCTCCTGGGGGCG TACGCCATCTTCTTGAGTGTCTTGCTTATCGCAGAGATCGGCTTCTGTGCCGTGGCCTTCGTGCTCAAGGACAAGGGCTGG ATCAAAGACCAGGCCACCGAGGGACTCAAGGCCTTCATTCGCCACTATCGCGAGGACGCAGACCAGCAGAATCTCATTGATTGGATCCAGGAGGATTGGTTGCAGTGTTGCGGCATTGATGGTCCCAAGGACTGGGACAGCAACAACTACTTCAATTGCTCGTCTATCGCTATTGGCAGCAGGGAGGCGTGCGGAGTGCCATTCTCCTGCTGCCGCAGACGTCCGCAGGAGGTGATCAAGAACAAGCAATGCGGCTACGATGTACGCAAGGAGGGATAT CCGGTGGATAGGAATATACATGAGCGTGGCTGCTTGCGCGCTGGCGAGGATTGGCTGGAGGCCCATCTGATTAGTGTGGCGATTGGCTGCGTGGCTCTGCTCGTCCTGCAG ATCTTGGGCATTTGCTTTGCTCAGAACCTGCGTGCCGATATCTACACTCAAAAGTCAAAGTGGCACTGA
- the Gal gene encoding beta galactosidase, isoform B, which yields MSGCRRNRKLTMAVSGCLIIAVMALTVGLCVGLSGDTDAPEPRFTIDHEANTFMLDGQPFRYVSGSFHYFRAVPESWRSRLRTMRASGLNALDTYVEWSLHNPHDGEYNWEGIADVVKFLEIAQEEDFYIILRPGPYICAERDNGGLPHWLFTKYPSIKMRTNDPNYISEVGKWYAELMPRLQHLFVGNGGKIIMVQVENEYGDYACDHDYLNWLRDETEKYVSGKALLFTVDIPNEKMSCGKIENVFATTDFGIDRINEIDKIWAMLRALQPTGPLVNSEFYPGWLTHWQEQNQRRDGQEVANALRTILSYNASVNLYMFFGGTNFGFTAGANYNLDGGIGYAADITSYDYDAVMDEAGGVTTKYNLVKAVIGEFLPLPEITLNPAKRLAYGRVELTPKLTLLSTEGRAALSKGDPVESIKPKTFEELDLYSGLVLYETELPSMDLDPALLKIDQINDRAHVFVDQELVGTLSREAQIYSLPLSKGWGSTLQLLVENQGRVNFYISNDTKGIFGEVSLQLHNGGYLPLENWRSTAFPLEQSAVELWRREHTDEKALDPLLARQRILRNGPILYTGSLTVTEVGDTYLNMAGWGKGVAYVNGFNLGRYWPVAGPQVTLYVPNEILKVGENSLVILEYQRANKTATGEDLPAVQFDAVAQLDGESGDVPLK from the exons ATGAGCGGTTGTCGTCGCAATCGAAAGCTGACGATGGCCGTAAGTGGATGTCTGATAATTGCTGTGATGGCCCTCACCGTTGGGCTTTGTGTGGGACTGAGCGGTGACACCGACGCCCCCGAG CCAAGGTTTACGATCGACCATGAGGCCAACACCTTCATGCTGGATGGCCAGCCCTTCCGGTACGTCTCTGGATCGTTTCACTATTTCCGCGCTGTACCCGAGTCCTGGCGAAGTCGGTTGCGCACCATGCGAGCATCTGGTCTTAATGCTCTGGATAC CTATGTTGAATGGTCGCTCCACAATCCGCACGATGGAGAATACAACTGGGAGGGCATTGCGGATGTTGTCAAGTTTCTGGAGATTGCTCAGGAGGAAGACTTCTACATCATTCTCCGCCCAGGTCCCTACATTTGTGCTGAGCGAGATAAT GGTGGTCTTCCTCACTGGTTGTTTACCAAATACCCGTCCATCAAGATGCGGACCAATGACCCCAACTACATCTCAGAGGTGGGCAAGTGGTATGCGGAGCTGATGCCACGCCTCCAGCACCTGTTCGTAGGCAACGGCGGCAAGATCATAATGGTGCAGGTGGAGAACGAGTACGGTGACTATGCCTGCGATCACGACTACCTCAACTGGCTGCGAGACGAGACGGAGAAGTATGTGTCCGGCAAGGCGCTGCTCTTCACGGTGGACATACCCAACGAGAAGATGAGCTGTGGAAAGATCGAGAACGTGTTCGCCACCACTGACTTCGGCATCGATCGCA TCAATGAGATTGACAAAATCTGGGCAATGCTGCGTGCCCTGCAGCCGACTGGCCCACTGGTCAACTCGGAGTTCTATCCCGGCTGGCTAACGCATTGGCAGGAGCAGAACCAAAGGCGTGATGGCCAGGAGGTAGCCAATGCACTAAG GACAATTCTGAGCTACAACGCTAGTGTTAACCTCTATATGTTCTTTGGCGGCACAAACTTTGGGTTCACTGCTGGTGCCAACTATAATCTGGACGGTGGCATCGGATATGCGGCAGACATAACCAGCTACGACTACGATGCAGTGATGGACGAGGCCGGTGGCGTCACCACTAAGTACAACCTTGTCAAGGCTGTGATTGGAGAATTCCTTCCGCTGCCGGAAATCACCTTGAATCCCGCTAAGCGTCTGGCCTACGGAAGGGTGGAGCTGACACCCAAGCTGACACTGCTCTCGACGGAAGGACGTGCTGCGCTCTCCAAGGGTGATCCCGTCGAATCGATCAAGCCGAAAACCTTCGAGGAACTAGACTTGTACTCGGGCCTCGTCCTGTACGAGACCGAGCTGCCCAGCATGGATCTAGACCCAGCCTTGCTGAAAATAGATCAAATTAACGATCGAGCACACGTATTCGTAGACCAGGAACTGGTGGGCACACTCTCCCGCGAGGCACAGATCTACTCGCTGCCGCTTAGCAAGGGTTGGGGCAGCACACTGCAGCTGCTGGTGGAGAACCAAGGACGCGTCAACTTCTACATCTCCAACGACACGAAGGGCATCTTTGGTGAGGTGAGCCTGCAGCTGCACAATGGTGGTTACCTCCCGCTGGAGAACTGGCGGAGCACCGCTTTCCCGCTGGAGCAATCCGCCGTCGAGCTCTGGCGGCGCGAACACACTGACGAGAAGGCCTTGGACCCGTTGCTGGCAAGGCAACGCATTCTTCGAAACGGACCAATACTCTACACTGGCAGCCTGACAGTGACGGAGGTGGGCGACACCTATTTGAACATGGCCGGTTGGGGCAAGGGCGTGGCCTATGTGAACGGTTTTAATTTGGGACGCTACTGGCCTGTGGCAGGTCCACAGGTCACCTTATATGTGCCCAACGAGATACTGAAAGTGGGTGAAAACTCTCTGGTGATCCTTGAGTACCAACGAGCGAATAAGACAGCAACTGGCGAGGATCTACCTGCAGTGCAGTTCGACGCAGTTGCTCAGCTGGACGGAGAGTCTGGTGATGTTCCACTTAAATGA
- the Gal gene encoding beta galactosidase, isoform A, translating to MSGCRRNRKLTMAVSGCLIIAVMALTVGLCVGLSGDTDAPEEQPRFTIDHEANTFMLDGQPFRYVSGSFHYFRAVPESWRSRLRTMRASGLNALDTYVEWSLHNPHDGEYNWEGIADVVKFLEIAQEEDFYIILRPGPYICAERDNGGLPHWLFTKYPSIKMRTNDPNYISEVGKWYAELMPRLQHLFVGNGGKIIMVQVENEYGDYACDHDYLNWLRDETEKYVSGKALLFTVDIPNEKMSCGKIENVFATTDFGIDRINEIDKIWAMLRALQPTGPLVNSEFYPGWLTHWQEQNQRRDGQEVANALRTILSYNASVNLYMFFGGTNFGFTAGANYNLDGGIGYAADITSYDYDAVMDEAGGVTTKYNLVKAVIGEFLPLPEITLNPAKRLAYGRVELTPKLTLLSTEGRAALSKGDPVESIKPKTFEELDLYSGLVLYETELPSMDLDPALLKIDQINDRAHVFVDQELVGTLSREAQIYSLPLSKGWGSTLQLLVENQGRVNFYISNDTKGIFGEVSLQLHNGGYLPLENWRSTAFPLEQSAVELWRREHTDEKALDPLLARQRILRNGPILYTGSLTVTEVGDTYLNMAGWGKGVAYVNGFNLGRYWPVAGPQVTLYVPNEILKVGENSLVILEYQRANKTATGEDLPAVQFDAVAQLDGESGDVPLK from the exons ATGAGCGGTTGTCGTCGCAATCGAAAGCTGACGATGGCCGTAAGTGGATGTCTGATAATTGCTGTGATGGCCCTCACCGTTGGGCTTTGTGTGGGACTGAGCGGTGACACCGACGCCCCCGAG GAACAGCCAAGGTTTACGATCGACCATGAGGCCAACACCTTCATGCTGGATGGCCAGCCCTTCCGGTACGTCTCTGGATCGTTTCACTATTTCCGCGCTGTACCCGAGTCCTGGCGAAGTCGGTTGCGCACCATGCGAGCATCTGGTCTTAATGCTCTGGATAC CTATGTTGAATGGTCGCTCCACAATCCGCACGATGGAGAATACAACTGGGAGGGCATTGCGGATGTTGTCAAGTTTCTGGAGATTGCTCAGGAGGAAGACTTCTACATCATTCTCCGCCCAGGTCCCTACATTTGTGCTGAGCGAGATAAT GGTGGTCTTCCTCACTGGTTGTTTACCAAATACCCGTCCATCAAGATGCGGACCAATGACCCCAACTACATCTCAGAGGTGGGCAAGTGGTATGCGGAGCTGATGCCACGCCTCCAGCACCTGTTCGTAGGCAACGGCGGCAAGATCATAATGGTGCAGGTGGAGAACGAGTACGGTGACTATGCCTGCGATCACGACTACCTCAACTGGCTGCGAGACGAGACGGAGAAGTATGTGTCCGGCAAGGCGCTGCTCTTCACGGTGGACATACCCAACGAGAAGATGAGCTGTGGAAAGATCGAGAACGTGTTCGCCACCACTGACTTCGGCATCGATCGCA TCAATGAGATTGACAAAATCTGGGCAATGCTGCGTGCCCTGCAGCCGACTGGCCCACTGGTCAACTCGGAGTTCTATCCCGGCTGGCTAACGCATTGGCAGGAGCAGAACCAAAGGCGTGATGGCCAGGAGGTAGCCAATGCACTAAG GACAATTCTGAGCTACAACGCTAGTGTTAACCTCTATATGTTCTTTGGCGGCACAAACTTTGGGTTCACTGCTGGTGCCAACTATAATCTGGACGGTGGCATCGGATATGCGGCAGACATAACCAGCTACGACTACGATGCAGTGATGGACGAGGCCGGTGGCGTCACCACTAAGTACAACCTTGTCAAGGCTGTGATTGGAGAATTCCTTCCGCTGCCGGAAATCACCTTGAATCCCGCTAAGCGTCTGGCCTACGGAAGGGTGGAGCTGACACCCAAGCTGACACTGCTCTCGACGGAAGGACGTGCTGCGCTCTCCAAGGGTGATCCCGTCGAATCGATCAAGCCGAAAACCTTCGAGGAACTAGACTTGTACTCGGGCCTCGTCCTGTACGAGACCGAGCTGCCCAGCATGGATCTAGACCCAGCCTTGCTGAAAATAGATCAAATTAACGATCGAGCACACGTATTCGTAGACCAGGAACTGGTGGGCACACTCTCCCGCGAGGCACAGATCTACTCGCTGCCGCTTAGCAAGGGTTGGGGCAGCACACTGCAGCTGCTGGTGGAGAACCAAGGACGCGTCAACTTCTACATCTCCAACGACACGAAGGGCATCTTTGGTGAGGTGAGCCTGCAGCTGCACAATGGTGGTTACCTCCCGCTGGAGAACTGGCGGAGCACCGCTTTCCCGCTGGAGCAATCCGCCGTCGAGCTCTGGCGGCGCGAACACACTGACGAGAAGGCCTTGGACCCGTTGCTGGCAAGGCAACGCATTCTTCGAAACGGACCAATACTCTACACTGGCAGCCTGACAGTGACGGAGGTGGGCGACACCTATTTGAACATGGCCGGTTGGGGCAAGGGCGTGGCCTATGTGAACGGTTTTAATTTGGGACGCTACTGGCCTGTGGCAGGTCCACAGGTCACCTTATATGTGCCCAACGAGATACTGAAAGTGGGTGAAAACTCTCTGGTGATCCTTGAGTACCAACGAGCGAATAAGACAGCAACTGGCGAGGATCTACCTGCAGTGCAGTTCGACGCAGTTGCTCAGCTGGACGGAGAGTCTGGTGATGTTCCACTTAAATGA